Proteins encoded together in one Pseudomonas sp. Seg1 window:
- the ydcS gene encoding putative ABC transporter substrate-binding protein YdcS yields the protein MFVHKTALLSAITTALLASASLQAAEPLKAVGAGEGQLDIVAWPGYIERGESDKAYDWVTGFEQETGCKVNVKTAATSDEMVSLMAKGGYDLVTASGDASLRLIVGKRVQPINTALIPNWKTLDPRLKDAPWYVVNNQTYGTPYQWGPNVLMYNTNVFKTAPTSWNVLFDAQDLPDGKPNKGRVQAYDGPIYIADAALYLKSTKPELGISDPYQLTEAQYKAVLDLLRAQQPLIHRYWHDTTVQMSDFKNEGVVASSAWPYQVNGLMNEKQPIASTIPKEGATGWADTTMLHAEAKHPNCAYKWMDWSLKPKVQGDVAAWFGSLPAVPAACKESELLGAEGCKTNGFDQFDKIAFWKTPQAEGGKFVPYSRWTQDYIAIMGGR from the coding sequence ATGTTCGTGCACAAGACCGCACTGCTCAGTGCAATCACCACGGCCTTGCTGGCCAGCGCCAGCCTGCAAGCGGCAGAACCGCTGAAGGCTGTCGGCGCTGGCGAAGGTCAGCTGGATATCGTCGCGTGGCCGGGTTACATCGAACGTGGCGAGAGCGACAAGGCCTACGACTGGGTGACCGGTTTCGAGCAGGAAACCGGCTGCAAGGTCAATGTGAAGACGGCTGCGACCTCCGACGAAATGGTCAGCCTGATGGCCAAGGGCGGTTACGACCTGGTCACAGCATCGGGCGATGCGTCGCTGCGGTTGATCGTCGGCAAGCGCGTGCAACCGATCAACACCGCGTTGATCCCGAACTGGAAGACTCTCGACCCGCGCCTGAAAGATGCGCCGTGGTACGTGGTCAACAACCAGACCTACGGCACCCCGTACCAGTGGGGCCCGAACGTGTTGATGTACAACACCAATGTGTTCAAGACGGCGCCGACCAGTTGGAACGTGCTGTTCGACGCGCAGGATCTGCCCGATGGCAAGCCGAACAAGGGCCGCGTGCAGGCCTATGACGGCCCGATCTACATCGCCGATGCGGCGCTGTATCTGAAATCGACCAAGCCTGAACTGGGCATCAGCGATCCGTATCAACTGACCGAAGCGCAGTACAAAGCCGTGCTCGATCTGTTGCGCGCACAGCAGCCGCTGATCCACCGCTACTGGCATGACACCACGGTGCAGATGAGCGACTTCAAGAACGAAGGTGTTGTCGCTTCCAGCGCATGGCCGTATCAGGTCAACGGTCTGATGAACGAGAAGCAGCCAATTGCTTCGACCATTCCGAAAGAAGGCGCTACTGGCTGGGCTGATACCACCATGTTGCACGCCGAGGCCAAGCACCCGAACTGCGCGTACAAGTGGATGGACTGGTCGCTGAAACCGAAAGTCCAGGGTGATGTGGCGGCGTGGTTTGGTTCGTTGCCGGCGGTACCGGCGGCGTGCAAGGAGAGCGAACTGCTCGGCGCCGAGGGCTGCAAGACCAACGGCTTTGATCAGTTTGACAAAATCGCCTTCTGGAAAACCCCGCAGGCTGAGGGCGGCAAGTTTGTGCCGTATAGCCGCTGGACCCAGGACTACATCGCGATCATGGGCGGCCGCTAA
- a CDS encoding ABC transporter permease, translated as MSTLAMTQSPPLRRFSNLLYRKPNLYLSMLLVPPLLWFGAIYLGSLLVLLWQGFYTFDDFTMAVTPDLTVANFAALFQPSNFDIILRTLSMAIVVSIASAIVAFPIAYYMARYTTGKTKAFFYIAVMMPMWASYIVKAYAWTLLLAKGGVAQWFVQHLGLEPVLQFILGIPGVGGSTLSTSHLGRFMVFVYIWLPFMILPIQASLERLPPSLLQASADLGAKPRQTFMQVILPLSIPGIAAGSIFTFSLTLGDFIVPQLVGPPGYFVGSMVYAQQGAIGNMPMAAAFTLVPIVLIAIYLSIVKRLGAFDAL; from the coding sequence ATGAGCACGCTCGCGATGACTCAATCGCCGCCGTTGCGCAGGTTTTCCAACCTGCTCTATCGCAAGCCAAATCTGTATCTGTCGATGCTGCTGGTGCCGCCGCTGCTGTGGTTCGGCGCGATCTATCTGGGCTCGTTGCTGGTGCTGTTGTGGCAGGGGTTCTACACCTTCGACGACTTCACAATGGCGGTCACCCCTGACCTGACCGTGGCGAATTTTGCCGCGCTGTTTCAGCCTTCGAATTTCGACATCATCCTGCGCACGCTGAGCATGGCCATCGTCGTGTCGATTGCCAGCGCCATCGTCGCGTTTCCGATCGCCTATTACATGGCGCGCTACACCACCGGCAAGACGAAAGCGTTTTTCTACATCGCGGTGATGATGCCGATGTGGGCCAGTTACATCGTCAAGGCCTACGCGTGGACATTGCTGTTGGCCAAGGGCGGTGTGGCGCAGTGGTTTGTGCAGCACCTGGGACTTGAGCCGGTATTGCAGTTCATCTTGGGGATTCCCGGCGTGGGCGGCAGCACCTTGTCGACCTCGCATCTGGGGCGGTTCATGGTGTTCGTCTACATCTGGCTGCCGTTCATGATCCTGCCGATTCAGGCTTCGCTTGAGCGCTTGCCGCCGTCGCTGTTGCAGGCTTCCGCCGACCTTGGCGCCAAGCCGCGCCAGACGTTTATGCAGGTGATTCTGCCGCTGTCGATTCCCGGAATTGCGGCCGGTTCGATCTTTACTTTTTCGCTGACATTGGGCGACTTCATCGTGCCGCAACTGGTCGGCCCGCCGGGTTATTTCGTCGGCAGCATGGTGTACGCGCAGCAAGGTGCGATCGGCAACATGCCAATGGCCGCCGCGTTTACGTTGGTGCCGATTGTGTTGATCGCCATCTACCTGTCCATCGTTAAACGACTGGGGGCCTTCGATGCACTCTGA
- a CDS encoding gamma-aminobutyraldehyde dehydrogenase, whose protein sequence is MAGVQPPMCTALLINGELVAGEGFVEPILNPATGEILTHIAEASTEQVEAAILAAHRAFDGWSRTTPQQRSNLLLDIANAVEKHADHLARLESLNCGKPLHLARQDDLTATVDVFRFFAGAVRCQTGQLSGEYLPGYTSMVRRDPIGVVASIAPWNYPIMMAAWKIAPALAAGNTLVFKPSEHTPLSILALAPALAEILPRGVINIICGGGEGVGSHLVGHAKVRMVSLTGDIVTGQKILQAAAKTLKRTHLELGGKAPVIVCNDADIQAVVEGVRTYGYYNAGQDCTAACRIYAQAGIHDKLVAELGAAVSSLRFAGKRDADNEIGPLISTRQRDRVASFVERALGQPHIERVTGAAVHSGAGFYYQPTLLAGCKQSDEIVQREVFGPVVTVTRFDELAQAVDWANDSEYGLASSVWTQNLDKAMQVAARLQYGCTWINSHFMLVSEMPHGGLKRSGYGKDLSSDSLQDYSVVRHIMARHGQHL, encoded by the coding sequence ATGGCTGGCGTGCAACCCCCGATGTGTACCGCGTTGTTGATCAACGGCGAACTGGTCGCCGGGGAAGGTTTCGTCGAGCCGATCCTCAACCCGGCAACCGGCGAAATCCTCACGCACATCGCCGAGGCCAGCACCGAGCAGGTCGAAGCCGCGATCCTTGCCGCCCACCGCGCCTTTGACGGCTGGTCGCGCACCACGCCGCAGCAACGCTCCAACCTGTTGCTGGACATCGCCAATGCCGTCGAAAAACACGCCGATCACCTCGCCCGCCTCGAATCGCTGAACTGCGGCAAGCCACTGCACTTGGCTCGTCAGGACGATCTGACCGCGACCGTCGATGTGTTCCGTTTCTTCGCTGGCGCCGTGCGTTGCCAGACCGGCCAGCTCAGCGGCGAATACCTGCCCGGCTACACCAGCATGGTCCGTCGCGATCCGATTGGCGTGGTCGCCTCGATTGCGCCGTGGAATTACCCGATCATGATGGCCGCGTGGAAAATCGCTCCGGCCCTTGCCGCCGGCAACACGCTGGTGTTCAAACCGTCCGAACACACGCCGTTGTCGATTCTGGCGTTGGCGCCTGCGTTGGCCGAAATCCTCCCGCGTGGGGTGATCAACATCATCTGCGGTGGCGGCGAAGGCGTCGGCAGCCATCTGGTCGGCCACGCTAAAGTGCGCATGGTCTCGCTGACCGGCGATATCGTCACCGGCCAGAAAATCCTCCAGGCCGCTGCGAAAACCCTGAAACGCACGCACCTCGAACTCGGCGGCAAAGCCCCGGTGATCGTCTGCAACGACGCCGACATCCAGGCCGTCGTCGAAGGCGTGCGCACCTACGGTTATTACAACGCCGGTCAGGATTGCACCGCTGCTTGCCGGATCTACGCCCAGGCCGGCATCCACGACAAATTGGTCGCTGAGTTGGGCGCAGCAGTCAGCAGCCTGCGCTTCGCCGGCAAACGTGATGCCGATAACGAGATCGGCCCGCTGATCAGCACCCGCCAGCGCGACCGCGTCGCCAGTTTCGTCGAACGCGCCCTTGGTCAGCCGCACATCGAACGCGTGACCGGTGCGGCGGTGCATTCCGGCGCCGGTTTCTACTATCAGCCGACGCTGCTCGCCGGTTGCAAACAGAGCGATGAAATCGTCCAGCGCGAAGTGTTCGGCCCGGTGGTCACCGTGACCCGTTTCGACGAACTCGCGCAAGCCGTCGACTGGGCCAACGATTCGGAATACGGCCTCGCCTCGTCGGTGTGGACACAAAATCTGGACAAGGCGATGCAGGTTGCCGCGCGCCTGCAATACGGCTGCACATGGATCAACAGCCATTTCATGCTGGTCAGCGAAATGCCCCACGGCGGGCTGAAACGCTCCGGTTACGGCAAAGACTTATCCAGCGATTCGCTTCAGGACTACAGCGTGGTGCGGCACATCATGGCCCGCCACGGTCAGCATCTCTGA
- a CDS encoding ABC transporter ATP-binding protein has translation MTLAVQFTNVSRQFGEVKAVDRVSIDIEDGEFFSMLGPSGSGKTTCLRLIAGFEQPSAGSIRIHGAEAAGLPPYQRDVNTVFQDYALFPHMNVLDNVAYGLKVKGVGKTERHKRAEEALDMVALGGYGARKPVQLSGGQRQRVALARALVNRPRVLLLDEPLGALDLKLREQMQSELKKLQRQLGITFIFVTHDQTEALSMSDRVAVFNKGRIEQVDTPRNLYMKPTTTFVAEFVGTSNVIRGDLARQISGHPQPFSIRPEHVRFAEGPLASHEIEISGLLHDIQYQGSATRYELKLENGQTLSISHANNQWIDSSAQHQTGQRLSARWAREAMIPLHDTVTSGV, from the coding sequence ATGACGCTTGCAGTCCAGTTCACCAACGTTTCCCGGCAGTTTGGCGAAGTGAAGGCCGTTGACCGGGTTTCCATCGATATCGAGGACGGCGAGTTCTTTTCCATGCTCGGCCCTTCCGGCTCGGGCAAGACCACCTGCCTGCGCCTGATCGCCGGGTTCGAACAACCGAGCGCCGGCTCGATCCGCATTCACGGCGCCGAAGCGGCCGGTCTGCCGCCGTATCAACGTGATGTAAACACGGTGTTTCAGGATTACGCGCTGTTCCCGCACATGAACGTCCTCGACAACGTCGCCTATGGATTGAAGGTCAAAGGCGTCGGCAAAACCGAACGGCACAAACGTGCCGAAGAAGCCTTGGACATGGTCGCCCTCGGCGGCTACGGCGCACGCAAACCGGTGCAGTTGTCCGGTGGTCAGCGCCAGCGTGTCGCCCTCGCCCGCGCGCTGGTCAATCGTCCGCGCGTGCTGTTGCTCGATGAGCCTTTGGGTGCACTCGACCTGAAACTGCGCGAGCAAATGCAGAGCGAACTGAAGAAGCTGCAACGCCAACTCGGCATTACTTTTATCTTCGTCACCCACGATCAAACCGAAGCGCTGTCCATGTCCGATCGCGTCGCCGTGTTCAACAAGGGCCGCATCGAACAGGTCGACACGCCGCGCAACCTGTACATGAAACCGACCACCACTTTCGTGGCTGAATTTGTCGGCACTTCAAACGTCATTCGTGGTGATCTGGCTCGCCAAATCAGCGGTCATCCGCAGCCGTTTTCGATCCGTCCGGAACACGTGCGTTTCGCCGAGGGCCCACTCGCCAGCCACGAAATCGAGATCAGCGGATTGCTCCACGACATCCAATATCAGGGCAGCGCCACGCGCTATGAATTGAAACTGGAAAACGGCCAGACCCTAAGCATCAGCCACGCCAATAACCAGTGGATCGACAGCAGCGCACAACACCAGACCGGCCAGCGCCTCAGTGCGCGCTGGGCGCGGGAAGCGATGATCCCGCTGCACGACACCGTAACAAGCGGGGTGTGA
- a CDS encoding ABC transporter permease: protein MHSEKASLGLRIAAWGGLVFLHFPILIIFLYAFNTEEAAFSFPPKGFTLHWFSVAFSRPDVLEAIKLSLQIAAIATLIAMVLGTLASAALYRRDFFGKQGISLMLILPIALPGIITGIALLATFKTLGIEPGMFTIIVGHATFCVVIVYNNVIARLRRTSHSLIEASMDLGADGWQTFRYIILPNLGSALLAGGMLAFALSFDEIIVTTFTAGHERTLPLWLLNQLSRPRDVPVTNVVAMLVMMVTMLPILGAYYLTRGGESVAGSGGK from the coding sequence ATGCACTCTGAAAAGGCTTCACTAGGTTTACGCATCGCGGCCTGGGGCGGGTTGGTGTTTCTGCACTTCCCGATCCTGATCATCTTTCTTTACGCCTTCAACACCGAGGAAGCGGCGTTCAGCTTTCCGCCGAAAGGCTTCACGTTGCACTGGTTCAGCGTGGCGTTTTCGCGGCCTGACGTTCTGGAGGCGATCAAGCTTTCATTGCAGATCGCAGCCATCGCCACATTGATTGCGATGGTGCTTGGCACGTTGGCTTCGGCAGCTCTGTACCGCCGGGACTTCTTCGGCAAGCAGGGCATTTCGCTGATGCTGATCTTGCCGATTGCGCTGCCGGGGATCATCACCGGGATCGCGCTGCTGGCGACCTTCAAGACGCTGGGGATCGAGCCGGGGATGTTCACCATCATCGTCGGCCACGCGACCTTCTGTGTGGTGATCGTCTACAACAACGTCATCGCCCGCCTGCGCCGTACTTCGCACAGTTTGATCGAAGCTTCGATGGATCTCGGCGCCGATGGCTGGCAGACCTTTCGCTACATCATCCTGCCGAACCTCGGCTCGGCGTTGCTGGCTGGCGGCATGTTGGCGTTTGCGCTGTCGTTCGACGAAATCATCGTCACTACGTTTACCGCCGGGCATGAACGCACTTTGCCGTTGTGGCTGCTCAATCAACTGAGCCGACCACGGGATGTGCCGGTGACCAACGTCGTCGCGATGCTGGTGATGATGGTGACCATGCTGCCGATCCTTGGCGCTTATTACCTGACTCGGGGTGGCGAGAGTGTCGCGGGCAGTGGCGGCAAATGA
- a CDS encoding LysR family transcriptional regulator: MMTLRQIRHFIAVAETGSISAAAQTAFISQSTLTLAIQQLEEEIGVSLFSRHAKGMTLTHQGHQFLRQAHLILATVDNAKRSLQQSTDQVAGQLIVGVTSLVAGYYLADLLTRFQRAYPNVEIRVMEDERPYIEHLLVSGEIDVGVLILSNLEDRHALQTEVLTHSPHRLWLPAQHPLLEHDSINLADVAREPLIQLNVDEMDRNAQRLWRGAGLQPKITLRTASTEAVRSLVAAGLGVSIQPDMTYRPWSLEGDIIEARPIADLNQTLDVGLAWRRGTARPALVDPFLTVAREQPHGGRKPSI; encoded by the coding sequence ATGATGACCTTGCGTCAGATTCGTCACTTCATCGCCGTGGCCGAAACCGGCTCGATCTCCGCCGCCGCGCAAACCGCGTTTATCTCCCAATCGACTCTGACGCTGGCGATCCAGCAACTGGAGGAAGAAATAGGTGTCAGCCTGTTCAGCCGTCACGCTAAAGGCATGACGCTGACACACCAAGGTCATCAATTCCTGCGCCAGGCGCACCTGATTCTGGCGACCGTGGACAACGCCAAGCGCAGCCTGCAACAGAGCACTGATCAGGTTGCCGGGCAGTTGATCGTCGGGGTGACCAGTCTGGTCGCCGGTTATTACCTCGCGGATCTACTGACTCGATTTCAACGGGCCTATCCCAACGTTGAAATAAGAGTGATGGAGGATGAACGGCCCTACATCGAGCATTTGCTGGTCAGCGGCGAGATTGATGTCGGTGTGCTGATCCTCTCCAACCTCGAAGACCGCCATGCCTTGCAGACGGAAGTGCTGACTCACTCCCCACACCGTTTATGGCTGCCGGCGCAGCATCCGTTGCTGGAACACGACAGCATCAACCTCGCCGACGTTGCCCGCGAACCGCTGATTCAACTGAACGTCGATGAGATGGATCGCAACGCTCAGCGACTTTGGCGCGGCGCCGGGCTGCAACCAAAAATCACCCTGAGAACCGCCTCCACCGAAGCCGTGCGAAGCCTTGTTGCGGCGGGCTTGGGCGTTTCGATTCAGCCGGACATGACCTATCGCCCATGGTCACTGGAGGGCGACATCATCGAGGCGCGGCCCATTGCCGATCTCAATCAGACCCTCGATGTCGGTCTGGCCTGGCGCCGTGGTACCGCGCGCCCGGCTCTGGTCGATCCCTTCCTGACCGTCGCCCGTGAACAACCCCACGGCGGCCGCAAGCCATCTATTTAA
- a CDS encoding tellurite resistance TerB family protein produces MNTRGLLDQLLKSGQDLLQNKAGGSQNKSSGALGSLLGGSSSKGALGGLLSGAGGGALAAGAMGLLLGNKKVRKVGGKVAIYGGLAALGVLAYKAYGNYNAQKGTAPQTEPQTLDRLPPAQAEQHSQAILKALVAAAKADGHIDDRERQLIEGEFSKLDNDQELQHWLHAELNKPLDPTDVARAASTPEMAAEMYIASVMLVDEENFMEKSYLDELAKQLKLEPGLKVELEKQVRLAVV; encoded by the coding sequence ATGAACACCCGTGGATTGCTCGATCAACTACTCAAATCCGGCCAGGATCTGTTGCAAAACAAGGCCGGCGGCTCGCAGAACAAATCGTCCGGCGCCTTGGGCAGCTTGCTTGGCGGATCATCCAGCAAAGGCGCCCTCGGCGGTCTGCTCTCAGGTGCGGGCGGTGGCGCATTGGCGGCCGGCGCAATGGGCCTGCTGCTCGGCAACAAGAAAGTGCGCAAGGTCGGCGGTAAAGTCGCAATCTATGGCGGCCTCGCCGCCCTGGGTGTGCTGGCCTACAAAGCCTACGGCAACTACAACGCCCAAAAAGGCACCGCACCGCAAACCGAGCCACAAACCCTCGACCGCTTGCCACCCGCGCAAGCCGAACAACACAGCCAGGCAATCCTCAAAGCCCTGGTCGCTGCCGCCAAAGCCGACGGCCACATCGACGACCGCGAGCGCCAACTGATCGAAGGCGAGTTCAGCAAACTCGACAACGACCAAGAGCTACAACACTGGCTCCACGCCGAACTCAACAAACCTCTCGACCCCACCGACGTCGCCCGCGCTGCCAGCACGCCGGAGATGGCTGCGGAGATGTACATCGCCAGCGTGATGCTGGTGGACGAGGAGAACTTCATGGAGAAGAGCTATCTGGATGAGCTGGCGAAACAGTTGAAACTGGAGCCGGGGTTGAAGGTGGAGTTGGAGAAGCAGGTGCGGTTGGCGGTTGTTTAA